A stretch of Crossiella cryophila DNA encodes these proteins:
- the fusA gene encoding elongation factor G, with the protein MARDVLTDLAKVRNIGIMAHIDAGKTTTTERVLYYTGENYKIGEVHDGAATMDWMEEEQKRGITITSAATTCFWNDHQINIIDTPGHVDFTVEVERSLRVLDGAVAVFDGKEGVEPQSETVWRQADKYDVPRVCFVNKMDKLGADFYFTVKTIIERLGAKPLVIQLPIGSESDFEGVVDLVQMKALTWRGDTKKGEDYAVEEIPADLVERAAEYRLALVEAVAETDDALMEKYLDGGEFTVEEIKAGIRHITINSQAYPVLCGSAFKNKGVQPMLDAVVDYLPTPLDVPSVKGTLQDGVTEAVRNADASEPFAALAFKIMTHPFFGKLTYIRVYSGKVAAGAQLINATKDRKERLGKLFQMHANKENPVDDAAVGHIYAVTGLKETTTGDTLADPQKPIVLESMTFPDPVIKVAIEPKTKADQEKLGIAIQKLAEEDPTFQVKLDEETGQTTISGMGELHLEVLVNRMKSDFKVEANVGKPQVAYRETIRRKVEKYSYTHKKQTGGSGQFAKVIINIEPLDTSEGAMYEFDNKVTGGRIPREYIPSVDQGAQDAMQYGVLAGYPLVGVKVTLTDGAYHEVDSSEMAFKVAGSIALKEAARQASPALLEPVMAVEVTTPEDYMGEVIGDLNSRRGQIQSMGERSGVRVVNALVPLSEMFGYVSDLRSKTQGRANYSMQFDSYAEVPQNVAKEIIAKATGE; encoded by the coding sequence GTGGCACGCGACGTGCTGACTGACCTGGCCAAGGTCCGCAACATCGGGATCATGGCCCACATCGACGCGGGCAAGACCACCACGACCGAGCGCGTCCTGTACTACACCGGTGAGAACTACAAGATCGGTGAAGTGCACGACGGTGCGGCGACGATGGACTGGATGGAGGAGGAGCAGAAGCGCGGCATCACGATCACCTCCGCCGCGACCACCTGCTTCTGGAACGACCACCAGATCAACATCATCGACACGCCGGGTCACGTCGACTTCACCGTCGAGGTGGAGCGGTCGCTGCGCGTCCTGGACGGCGCCGTCGCGGTCTTCGACGGCAAGGAAGGCGTCGAGCCCCAGTCCGAGACTGTGTGGCGCCAGGCCGACAAGTACGACGTGCCGCGAGTCTGCTTCGTCAACAAGATGGACAAGCTCGGTGCGGACTTCTACTTCACCGTCAAGACCATCATCGAGCGTCTCGGCGCCAAGCCGCTGGTCATCCAGCTGCCGATCGGCTCCGAGAGCGACTTCGAGGGTGTTGTCGACCTCGTTCAGATGAAGGCCCTCACCTGGCGTGGCGACACCAAGAAGGGTGAGGACTACGCGGTCGAGGAGATCCCGGCCGACCTGGTCGAGCGCGCCGCGGAGTACCGCCTCGCGCTGGTCGAGGCCGTCGCCGAGACCGATGACGCGTTGATGGAGAAGTACCTCGACGGTGGCGAGTTCACCGTGGAGGAGATCAAGGCCGGCATCCGGCACATCACCATCAACAGCCAGGCCTACCCGGTCCTGTGTGGCTCCGCCTTCAAGAACAAGGGCGTGCAGCCGATGCTGGACGCCGTGGTGGACTACCTGCCGACTCCGCTGGACGTGCCGTCGGTCAAGGGCACGCTGCAGGACGGCGTCACCGAGGCGGTCCGCAACGCGGATGCCTCCGAGCCGTTCGCGGCCCTCGCGTTCAAGATCATGACGCACCCGTTCTTCGGCAAGCTGACCTACATCCGGGTGTACTCGGGCAAGGTCGCCGCGGGCGCGCAGCTCATCAACGCGACCAAGGACCGCAAGGAGCGTCTGGGCAAGCTCTTCCAGATGCACGCGAACAAGGAAAACCCGGTCGACGACGCCGCGGTTGGCCACATCTACGCCGTGACCGGTCTCAAGGAGACCACCACCGGCGACACGCTGGCCGACCCGCAGAAGCCGATCGTCCTTGAGTCGATGACCTTCCCGGACCCGGTCATCAAGGTCGCCATCGAGCCGAAGACCAAGGCTGACCAGGAAAAGCTGGGCATCGCGATCCAGAAGCTCGCCGAGGAAGACCCGACCTTCCAGGTCAAGCTCGACGAGGAGACCGGTCAGACGACCATCTCCGGCATGGGTGAGCTGCACCTCGAGGTGCTGGTCAACCGGATGAAGAGCGACTTCAAGGTCGAGGCGAACGTCGGCAAGCCGCAGGTCGCCTACCGCGAGACCATCCGCCGCAAGGTGGAGAAGTACTCGTACACGCACAAGAAGCAGACCGGTGGCTCTGGCCAGTTCGCCAAGGTCATCATCAACATCGAGCCCCTGGACACCTCCGAGGGCGCGATGTACGAGTTCGACAACAAGGTCACCGGTGGTCGCATCCCTCGGGAGTACATCCCGTCGGTGGACCAGGGCGCGCAGGACGCCATGCAGTACGGCGTGCTCGCGGGCTACCCGCTCGTCGGGGTGAAGGTGACCCTGACGGACGGCGCCTACCACGAGGTCGACTCCTCGGAAATGGCGTTCAAGGTGGCGGGCTCCATCGCGCTGAAGGAGGCTGCCCGTCAGGCCAGCCCCGCGCTGCTTGAGCCGGTCATGGCGGTCGAGGTGACCACCCCTGAGGACTACATGGGTGAGGTCATCGGCGACCTGAACTCCCGCCGTGGGCAGATCCAGTCCATGGGCGAGCGCAGTGGTGTCCGCGTGGTCAACGCGCTGGTGCCGCTGTCGGAGATGTTCGGGTACGTGAGCGACCTGCGTTCCAAGACGCAGGGTCGCGCCAACTACTCGATGCAGTTCGACTCCTACGCCGAGGTTCCGCAGAACGTGGCGAAGGAGATCATCGCGAAGGCGACGGGGGAATGA
- a CDS encoding YbaB/EbfC family nucleoid-associated protein — translation MFDFDAENAELESRNAQLRDRVDDMMRDLREKTDNLREAQARMAAVVGEASSPDGVVTATVGANGVLNKLTLAPRAFERVTPESLARTITGVVREAAARAQEQIQEELAPLATEDEPMIDLPDLLPGAPSLADLLRIPPLEEVTENTKPAHRRPESEEDEEGYGSVYRKDGW, via the coding sequence ATGTTCGACTTCGACGCCGAGAACGCCGAGCTGGAGTCGCGCAACGCCCAGCTGCGCGATCGCGTCGACGACATGATGCGTGACCTGCGGGAGAAGACCGACAACCTGCGTGAGGCGCAGGCCAGGATGGCCGCCGTGGTGGGTGAGGCCAGCTCACCCGATGGTGTGGTGACCGCCACGGTCGGGGCCAACGGCGTGCTGAACAAACTGACCCTCGCCCCGCGTGCGTTCGAACGGGTCACCCCGGAGAGTCTGGCCCGGACCATCACCGGCGTGGTGCGCGAGGCCGCGGCCAGGGCGCAGGAGCAGATCCAGGAGGAGCTGGCCCCGCTGGCCACCGAGGACGAGCCCATGATCGACCTGCCGGACCTGCTGCCCGGCGCCCCCTCACTGGCCGACCTGCTCCGGATCCCGCCGCTGGAAGAAGTGACGGAGAACACGAAACCGGCGCACCGCCGGCCGGAGTCCGAGGAGGACGAGGAGGGCTACGGCTCGGTGTACCGGAAGGACGGTTGGTGA
- the rpsJ gene encoding 30S ribosomal protein S10 yields the protein MAGQKIRIRLKAYDHEAIDASARKIVETVTRTGARVVGPVPLPTEKNVYCVIRSPHKYKDSREHFEMRTHKRLIDILDPTPKTVDALMRIDLPASVDVNIQ from the coding sequence ATGGCGGGACAAAAGATCCGCATCCGGCTCAAGGCCTACGACCACGAGGCGATCGACGCGTCCGCACGCAAGATCGTGGAAACCGTGACGCGCACCGGCGCTCGCGTGGTCGGGCCGGTGCCGCTGCCCACGGAGAAAAACGTCTACTGCGTCATCCGCTCCCCGCACAAGTACAAGGACTCGCGGGAGCACTTCGAGATGCGCACCCACAAGCGTCTGATCGACATCCTCGACCCCACGCCGAAGACGGTGGACGCGCTCATGCGCATCGACCTGCCGGCGAGCGTCGACGTCAACATCCAGTAA
- the rplD gene encoding 50S ribosomal protein L4, which produces MTTSVDVRTPDGKTDGTIELPAELFDVQANIPLMHQVVIAQLAAKRQGTHSTKTRAEVSGGGKKPYRQKGTGRARQGSTRSPQFSGGGVSHGPKPRDYSQRTPKKMKVAALRGALSDRVRNGRLHVLTSLVEGDTPSTKGARRIIESISTGKRTLVVVTRADELTWVSLRNLDNVHVLVQDQLNTYDVLVNDDVVFTRDALALYIAGPTSGHSVKASARASEVVAEEGDK; this is translated from the coding sequence ATGACCACGAGCGTTGACGTCCGGACTCCGGACGGCAAGACCGACGGCACCATCGAGCTGCCCGCGGAGCTGTTCGACGTTCAGGCGAACATCCCGCTGATGCACCAGGTCGTGATCGCGCAGCTGGCCGCCAAGCGGCAGGGCACGCACAGCACCAAGACGCGTGCCGAGGTCTCCGGCGGTGGCAAGAAGCCGTACCGGCAGAAGGGCACCGGCCGCGCCCGTCAGGGTTCGACCCGGTCGCCGCAGTTCTCCGGTGGTGGCGTCTCGCACGGCCCGAAGCCGCGGGACTACTCGCAGCGGACGCCCAAGAAGATGAAGGTCGCCGCTCTGCGTGGCGCCCTCTCCGACCGGGTGCGCAACGGCCGGCTGCACGTGCTGACCTCCCTGGTCGAGGGTGACACCCCGTCGACCAAGGGCGCTCGCCGCATCATCGAGTCCATCAGCACCGGCAAGCGCACGCTTGTCGTGGTGACTCGCGCGGACGAGCTGACCTGGGTCAGCCTGCGCAACCTGGACAACGTGCACGTGCTCGTGCAGGACCAGCTGAACACCTACGACGTGCTCGTCAACGACGACGTGGTGTTCACCAGGGACGCACTGGCGCTCTACATCGCCGGTCCGACCTCGGGCCACTCGGTCAAGGCCAGCGCTCGCGCCAGCGAGGTTGTCGCAGAGGAGGGTGACAAGTGA
- the rpsS gene encoding 30S ribosomal protein S19: MPRSLKKGPFVDDHLLKKVDAQNEGNKKTVIKTWSRRSTIIPDMLGHTIAVHDGRKHVPVFVTESMVGHKLGEFAPTRTFKGHIKDDRKSRRR, from the coding sequence ATGCCTCGCAGCCTGAAGAAGGGCCCCTTCGTTGACGACCACCTGCTCAAGAAGGTGGACGCGCAGAACGAGGGCAACAAGAAGACGGTGATCAAGACGTGGTCCCGTCGCAGCACGATCATCCCGGACATGCTGGGTCACACCATCGCGGTGCACGACGGCCGCAAGCACGTCCCGGTGTTCGTCACCGAGTCCATGGTCGGGCACAAGCTGGGCGAATTCGCCCCTACCCGCACCTTCAAGGGCCACATCAAGGATGACCGGAAGTCGCGTCGCCGCTGA
- the rplV gene encoding 50S ribosomal protein L22 gives MGNDAAGVEQLPRAVARARYVRMTPMKVRRVVELIKGRNAQDALAVLQFAPQAASGPVAKVLASAMANAENNLELDPDTLWVSAAFVDEGPTMKRIQPRAQGRTFRILKRSSHITVEVESRPKVVSKARKSSVKGSGR, from the coding sequence ATGGGTAACGATGCCGCAGGCGTGGAGCAGCTTCCGCGCGCAGTGGCGCGGGCCCGCTACGTCCGCATGACGCCCATGAAGGTGCGTCGCGTGGTCGAGCTGATCAAGGGCCGTAACGCCCAGGACGCCCTGGCCGTGCTCCAGTTCGCGCCGCAGGCCGCAAGCGGTCCGGTGGCGAAGGTGCTCGCCAGTGCCATGGCCAACGCCGAGAACAACCTCGAACTCGACCCCGACACCCTCTGGGTGAGCGCGGCGTTCGTTGACGAGGGCCCGACCATGAAGCGGATCCAGCCGCGCGCCCAGGGGCGCACGTTCCGGATCCTCAAGCGGTCCAGCCACATCACCGTCGAGGTGGAGTCCCGTCCGAAGGTGGTCAGCAAGGCTCGTAAGTCCAGCGTGAAGGGGAGTGGCCGGTAG
- the tuf gene encoding elongation factor Tu, which translates to MAKAKFERTKPHVNIGTIGHIDHGKTTLTAAISKVLHDKYPDLNPFTPFDQIDKAPEEKQRGITISIAHIEYQTEKRHYAHVDCPGHADYIKNMITGAAQMDGAILVVAATDGPMPQTKEHVLLARQVGVPYIVVALNKADMVDDEEILELVELEVRELLSEYEFPGDDLPVVRVSALKALEGDKEWGEKLIGLMDAVDESIPQPEREIDKPFLMPVEDVFTITGRGTVVTGRVERGVVNVNEEVEIVGIKEKSAKTTVTGVEMFRKLLDQGQAGDNVGLLVRGIKREDVERGQVICKPGSVTPHTEFEATSYILSKDEGGRHTPFFNNYRPQFYFRTTDVTGVVTLPEGTEMVMPGDNTSMTVALIQPIAMEEGLRFAIREGGRTVGAGQVTKIIK; encoded by the coding sequence GTGGCGAAGGCGAAGTTCGAGCGGACGAAGCCGCACGTCAACATCGGAACCATCGGTCACATTGACCACGGGAAGACCACGCTGACCGCGGCCATCTCGAAGGTTCTGCACGACAAGTACCCGGACCTGAACCCCTTCACGCCGTTCGACCAGATCGACAAGGCGCCGGAGGAGAAGCAGCGCGGTATCACCATCTCGATCGCGCACATCGAGTACCAGACCGAGAAGCGCCACTACGCGCACGTGGACTGCCCGGGTCACGCGGACTACATCAAGAACATGATCACCGGTGCTGCGCAGATGGACGGCGCGATCCTGGTGGTGGCCGCGACTGACGGCCCGATGCCGCAGACCAAGGAGCACGTGCTGCTGGCCCGCCAGGTCGGTGTGCCGTACATCGTGGTCGCCCTGAACAAGGCCGACATGGTGGACGACGAGGAGATCCTGGAGCTCGTTGAGCTCGAGGTGCGCGAGCTGCTCTCCGAGTACGAGTTCCCGGGCGACGACCTCCCCGTGGTCCGCGTCTCCGCGCTGAAGGCGCTGGAGGGCGACAAGGAGTGGGGCGAGAAGCTCATCGGGCTCATGGACGCGGTGGACGAGTCCATCCCGCAGCCGGAGCGCGAGATCGACAAGCCGTTCCTCATGCCCGTCGAGGACGTCTTCACCATCACCGGCCGCGGCACCGTGGTGACCGGTCGTGTTGAGCGTGGCGTCGTCAACGTCAACGAGGAGGTGGAGATCGTCGGCATCAAGGAGAAGTCGGCGAAGACCACCGTCACCGGTGTCGAGATGTTCCGCAAGCTGCTGGACCAGGGCCAGGCCGGTGACAACGTCGGTCTGCTCGTCCGCGGCATCAAGCGCGAGGACGTCGAGCGCGGCCAGGTCATCTGCAAGCCGGGTTCGGTCACCCCGCACACCGAGTTCGAGGCGACCTCCTACATCCTGTCCAAGGACGAGGGTGGCCGGCACACGCCGTTCTTCAACAACTACCGTCCGCAGTTCTACTTCCGGACCACGGACGTGACCGGCGTGGTGACCCTCCCCGAGGGCACCGAGATGGTCATGCCGGGCGACAACACCTCCATGACGGTCGCGCTGATCCAGCCGATCGCCATGGAGGAGGGCCTGCGCTTCGCCATCCGCGAGGGTGGCCGGACCGTCGGCGCCGGCCAGGTTACCAAGATCATCAAGTGA
- the rpsL gene encoding 30S ribosomal protein S12, which yields MPTIQQLVRKGRQDKVTKTKTAALKGSPQRRGVCTRVYTTTPKKPNSALRKVARVKLSSQIEVTAYIPGEGHNLQEHSMVLVRGGRVKDLPGVRYKIVRGSLDTQGVKNRKQARSRYGAKKEKS from the coding sequence ATGCCCACGATCCAGCAACTGGTCCGCAAGGGCCGGCAGGACAAGGTCACGAAGACCAAGACCGCGGCGCTCAAGGGGAGCCCGCAGCGGCGCGGTGTGTGCACCCGCGTCTACACCACTACCCCGAAGAAGCCGAACTCGGCGCTGCGCAAGGTCGCTCGCGTCAAGCTGTCCAGCCAGATCGAGGTCACGGCGTACATCCCCGGTGAGGGCCACAACCTGCAGGAGCACTCGATGGTGCTCGTGCGCGGCGGTCGTGTGAAGGACCTCCCCGGCGTTCGCTACAAGATCGTGCGCGGTTCGCTCGACACGCAGGGCGTGAAGAACCGTAAGCAGGCTCGCAGCCGGTACGGCGCGAAGAAGGAGAAGAGCTAA
- the rpsG gene encoding 30S ribosomal protein S7 translates to MPRKGPAPKRPLISDPVYSSPLVTQLINKVLVDGKRSVAEKIVYKALEGAREKNSADPVVTLKRALDNVKPTIEVKSRRVGGATYQVPIEVKPGRSTTLALRWLVSFSRQRREKTMVERLMNELLDASNGLGASVKRREDTHKMAESNKAFAHYRW, encoded by the coding sequence ATGCCTCGCAAGGGTCCTGCCCCCAAGCGGCCGCTGATCTCCGACCCGGTCTACAGCTCCCCGCTGGTCACCCAGCTGATCAACAAGGTGCTTGTCGACGGCAAGCGGTCGGTCGCGGAGAAGATCGTGTACAAGGCGCTCGAGGGCGCCCGCGAGAAGAACAGCGCCGACCCGGTTGTCACGCTCAAGCGCGCGCTCGACAACGTGAAGCCGACGATCGAGGTCAAGAGCCGTCGGGTGGGTGGCGCCACCTACCAGGTTCCGATCGAGGTCAAGCCCGGCCGGAGCACCACTCTCGCGCTCCGCTGGCTGGTGAGCTTCTCCCGCCAGCGCCGCGAGAAGACCATGGTCGAGCGCCTGATGAACGAGCTGCTCGACGCCAGCAACGGTCTCGGGGCGAGCGTCAAGCGCCGCGAGGACACGCACAAGATGGCCGAGTCCAACAAGGCCTTCGCGCACTACCGCTGGTGA
- the rplC gene encoding 50S ribosomal protein L3 produces MSDRQIKGILGTKLGMTQVFDENNRIVPVTVVKAGPCVVTQVRTQENDGYSAVQLAFGAIDPRKVNKPESGHFSKAGVTPRRHLVEVRTQDAAEYEVGQEITAELFEAGAVVDVVGTSKGKGYAGVMKRHGFAGLGASHGTQAKHRSPGSIGGCATPGRVFKGVRMAGRMGSARVTTQNLTVHRIEAEAGLLLIKGAVPGPKGGLVLVKTAAKGGA; encoded by the coding sequence ATGTCTGACAGGCAGATCAAGGGGATTCTGGGCACCAAGCTCGGTATGACCCAGGTCTTCGACGAGAACAACCGGATCGTTCCGGTTACCGTCGTGAAGGCCGGGCCGTGCGTGGTGACTCAGGTCCGTACGCAGGAGAATGACGGCTACTCGGCCGTCCAGCTGGCATTCGGCGCGATTGACCCTCGTAAGGTCAACAAGCCGGAGAGCGGCCACTTCAGCAAGGCCGGCGTGACTCCGCGCCGCCACCTGGTCGAGGTGCGCACCCAGGACGCCGCCGAGTACGAGGTCGGCCAGGAGATCACCGCTGAGCTGTTCGAGGCCGGCGCCGTGGTCGACGTGGTCGGCACCAGCAAGGGCAAGGGCTACGCGGGTGTCATGAAGCGGCACGGCTTCGCTGGCCTCGGCGCTTCCCACGGCACTCAGGCCAAGCACCGCTCGCCCGGCTCGATCGGTGGCTGCGCCACCCCGGGTCGCGTGTTCAAGGGCGTGCGCATGGCCGGCCGGATGGGCAGCGCTCGCGTGACCACCCAGAACCTGACCGTGCACCGCATCGAGGCCGAGGCCGGCCTGCTGCTCATCAAGGGTGCCGTTCCCGGCCCCAAGGGTGGACTGGTGCTGGTCAAGACGGCCGCGAAGGGTGGTGCGTGA
- the rplB gene encoding 50S ribosomal protein L2: MGIRKYKPTTPGRRGSSVSDFAEITRSTPEKSLIRPLHGHGGRNAHGKITTRHKGGGHKRAYRLIDFRRADKDGVPAKVAHIEYDPNRTARIALLHYLDGEKRYIIAPNNLRQGDPIENGPKADIKPGNNLPLRNIPVGTVIHAIELRPGGGAKIARSAGASVQLVAKDGPYAQLRMPSGEIRNVDVRCRATVGEVGNAEHQNINWGKAGRMRWKGKRPTVRGVAMNPVDHPHGGGEGKTSGGRHPVNPAGKPEGRTRRRKASDQLIVRRRRTGKKR, from the coding sequence ATGGGCATCCGCAAATACAAGCCTACGACCCCGGGTCGTCGTGGCTCGAGCGTCTCGGACTTCGCCGAGATCACTCGTTCCACCCCGGAGAAGTCGCTGATCCGCCCGCTGCACGGCCATGGCGGCCGTAACGCGCACGGCAAGATCACCACGCGGCACAAGGGCGGCGGTCACAAGCGTGCTTACCGGCTGATTGACTTCCGCCGGGCGGACAAGGACGGCGTGCCGGCCAAGGTCGCGCACATCGAGTACGACCCCAACCGCACCGCACGCATCGCGCTGCTGCACTACCTGGACGGCGAGAAGCGCTACATCATCGCGCCGAACAACCTGCGCCAGGGCGACCCGATTGAGAACGGCCCGAAGGCCGACATCAAGCCGGGCAACAACCTGCCGCTGCGCAACATCCCGGTCGGCACCGTGATCCACGCGATCGAGCTGCGGCCGGGTGGCGGCGCCAAGATCGCCCGTTCCGCGGGCGCCAGCGTTCAGCTGGTGGCCAAGGACGGTCCGTACGCCCAGCTGCGGATGCCCTCGGGCGAAATCCGCAATGTCGACGTGCGCTGCCGCGCCACCGTCGGCGAGGTGGGCAACGCCGAGCACCAGAACATCAACTGGGGCAAGGCAGGCCGCATGCGCTGGAAGGGCAAGCGCCCGACCGTCCGTGGTGTGGCCATGAACCCGGTCGACCACCCGCACGGTGGTGGTGAAGGCAAGACCTCCGGTGGTCGCCACCCGGTGAACCCCGCTGGTAAGCCCGAAGGCCGGACCCGCCGCCGCAAGGCAAGCGACCAGCTCATCGTCCGGCGTCGTCGCACCGGTAAGAAGCGCTGA
- the rplW gene encoding 50S ribosomal protein L23, with protein sequence MIPDYRDILLAPVISEKSYGLLEEGKYTFIVSPDANKTEIKIAVEKVFGVKVVSVNTINRQGKRKRTRTGYGKRKDTKRAIVTLSAESKAIEIFGGPAA encoded by the coding sequence GTGATCCCCGATTACCGCGACATCCTGCTCGCTCCGGTGATCTCGGAGAAGAGCTACGGGCTGCTCGAAGAGGGTAAGTACACCTTCATCGTCTCCCCCGATGCCAACAAGACCGAGATCAAGATTGCTGTCGAGAAGGTCTTCGGTGTGAAGGTCGTGTCTGTGAACACGATCAACCGCCAGGGCAAGCGCAAGCGGACCCGCACCGGGTATGGCAAGCGCAAGGACACCAAGCGCGCGATTGTGACGCTGTCCGCCGAGAGCAAGGCCATCGAGATCTTCGGCGGCCCGGCCGCCTAA